In Nitrospira sp., the genomic window CTTGATGAACGACTAATGCTCACCACACATATCCACCGGCACGGAGAAACGGTGGCACAAGGTGTTGTACTCAACGACGTGGTCATTAGCAAGGGCACATTGGCTCGAATGATTGAACTGCACATCGCAATTGGGGGGCAATTCGTCACGAACCTGCGAGGGGACGGTCTGATCATTGGCACACCGACCGGCTCTACCGCTTATTCCCTCTCGGCCGGGGGGCCGATCATGAACCCAGCCCTCAAAGCATTTATCCTGACGCCAATCTGTCCACACACCTTAACCCATCGCCCATTGATCGTGCCGAGTACTGCCATCATCGAAGTGACTCTGACCAGTAAGGATGATGGATCGATGGCAACGTTAGATGGGCAAGTGGGCGTAGCCATGACACAGGGCGACACCGCGGTCATCCAGGCTTCAGAGAACCGAACTCAGCTCATCAGATTTCCCGAAAGCCACTACTATGAGGTGTTACGAGAGAAGCTCAAATGGGGACATAGTTGAAGGTGAGATAGCAGCCCACCGGCCTC contains:
- a CDS encoding NAD(+)/NADH kinase, encoding MKSKSIGILTKPKFPEVKTTLLGVVAWLRDRHIDVLLDTTSALLLNEPGGIPKTQLAQKADVLLVLGGDGTILSAARLAAERSIPILGVNMGGLGFLTEVRLDNLYPSLERVFTNDFTLDERLMLTTHIHRHGETVAQGVVLNDVVISKGTLARMIELHIAIGGQFVTNLRGDGLIIGTPTGSTAYSLSAGGPIMNPALKAFILTPICPHTLTHRPLIVPSTAIIEVTLTSKDDGSMATLDGQVGVAMTQGDTAVIQASENRTQLIRFPESHYYEVLREKLKWGHS